From the Anaeromyxobacter sp. genome, one window contains:
- the cheB gene encoding chemotaxis-specific protein-glutamate methyltransferase CheB has protein sequence MSGERPVRVLVADDSALFRELLSHVIAADPGFEVVATAADGNEAAAAARLLKPDVITMDLAMPDADGYSGIARIMAETPTPILVLTANRAEVVGFQALSLGALDIVEKPGPTTDLEEYGARIRSRLRLLAGVKVIRHLRGLRGRRAPVHGKAGRTDLVVMGASLGGPRALAAVLRGLPQDFPAPLAIVQHIADGFTEGLAGWLQQESRLEVREARDGDVLRAGLVLLAPSGSHLVVVEGAVRLSDAAPVDTFKPSVTPLFVSAARTYGARACGVLLTGMGRDGADGLKTLKDAGAPTLAQDEATSAVFGMPKAAIDLGAVDRVLPLDDIARALVELVR, from the coding sequence GTGAGCGGCGAGCGGCCGGTGCGGGTGCTGGTGGCCGACGACTCGGCCCTCTTCCGCGAGCTGCTCTCCCACGTCATCGCCGCCGACCCGGGCTTCGAGGTGGTGGCCACCGCCGCCGACGGCAACGAGGCGGCGGCGGCGGCGCGCCTGCTCAAGCCGGACGTCATCACCATGGACCTGGCCATGCCCGACGCCGACGGCTACTCCGGCATCGCCCGCATCATGGCCGAGACGCCCACGCCCATCCTGGTGCTGACCGCCAACCGCGCCGAGGTGGTGGGCTTCCAGGCCCTCTCGCTGGGCGCGCTCGACATCGTGGAGAAGCCCGGACCCACCACCGACCTCGAGGAGTACGGCGCCCGCATCCGCTCGCGCCTCAGGCTGCTGGCCGGCGTCAAGGTCATCCGCCACCTGCGCGGGCTGCGCGGGCGGCGCGCCCCGGTCCACGGCAAGGCCGGGCGCACCGACCTGGTGGTGATGGGCGCCTCGCTGGGCGGGCCGCGCGCCCTGGCGGCGGTGCTGCGGGGGCTGCCGCAGGACTTCCCCGCGCCGCTGGCCATCGTGCAGCACATCGCCGACGGCTTCACCGAGGGGCTGGCCGGCTGGCTGCAGCAGGAGTCGCGCCTGGAGGTCCGCGAGGCCAGGGACGGCGACGTGCTGCGGGCCGGGCTGGTGCTGCTGGCGCCCAGCGGCTCGCACCTGGTGGTGGTCGAGGGGGCGGTGCGGCTCTCCGACGCCGCGCCGGTGGACACCTTCAAGCCCTCGGTGACGCCGCTCTTCGTCTCGGCGGCGCGCACCTACGGGGCGCGCGCCTGCGGCGTGCTGCTCACCGGCATGGGGCGCGACGGCGCCGACGGCCTGAAGACCCTGAAGGACGCCGGGGCCCCCACCCTGGCGCAGGACGAGGCCACCAGCGCGGTCTTCGGCATGCCCAAGGCGGCCATCGACCTCGGCGCGGTGGACCGGGTGCTGCCGCTCGACGACATCGCCCGGGCGCTGGTGGAGCTGGTCCGGTGA
- a CDS encoding response regulator, with protein MAEKKKILLLDDSAITLEMEQAVLEARGYEVAVASNLIEFQAALDAFQPEIILTDLMMPDISGKDIVRVLKQDFHTERIPIVLYSSRSDEELAVIAEQAGADGYLSKSHGIEQLGDMVDELVDSIIW; from the coding sequence ATGGCCGAGAAGAAGAAGATCCTCCTGCTCGACGACTCGGCCATCACGCTCGAGATGGAGCAGGCCGTGCTCGAGGCGCGCGGCTACGAGGTGGCGGTGGCCTCCAACCTCATCGAGTTCCAGGCCGCCCTCGACGCCTTCCAGCCGGAGATCATCCTCACCGATCTCATGATGCCGGACATCTCGGGCAAGGACATCGTGCGGGTGCTCAAGCAGGACTTCCACACCGAGCGCATCCCCATCGTGCTCTACAGCTCGCGCTCCGACGAGGAGCTGGCCGTGATCGCCGAGCAGGCCGGCGCCGACGGCTACCTCTCCAAGTCGCACGGCATCGAGCAGCTGGGCGACATGGTGGACGAGCTGGTGGACTCCATCATCTGGTAG
- the iscX gene encoding Fe-S cluster assembly protein IscX, whose amino-acid sequence MKWRDVRDIAIELSERHAGVAPLSVRFTDLHAWVCALPGFDDDPARSNEKVLEAIQMAWLDEVEE is encoded by the coding sequence ATGAAGTGGCGCGACGTGCGCGACATCGCCATCGAGCTCTCCGAGCGCCACGCCGGGGTGGCGCCGCTGTCGGTCCGCTTCACCGACCTGCACGCCTGGGTGTGCGCGCTGCCCGGCTTCGACGACGACCCGGCGCGCTCGAACGAGAAGGTGCTGGAGGCCATCCAGATGGCCTGGCTGGACGAGGTGGAGGAGTAG
- a CDS encoding methyl-accepting chemotaxis protein: MAAAVQSLSEGNHEVRLDPARFSDPGLRQIARAVNAASEHIQGEVAEFRSRVKNVSDGVDEAIEAMVKLVVQGDLSGELRLGVTDAALTPLVAGIGQVMETLKRFTTEIREAALQLSTSSAEVLAAATQNESSTAAQASAIHETTATMEELKGASHQIAENAQMVAAIAEQTLVGARAGEGSIKLFMASMEKVRHNAVEVDDAIGKLSRRVERIGTVVEVIDEIADRSDLLALNAALEGAKAGEAGRGFSIVAAEMRRLAENVMESTKEIKNLITEIRESTHAAKEASDGNKRMAGEGEKLGGAAMTSVTGILTGIQETSDAARVIHLATQQQRTATEQVVQSMGEIEEVTRSAQTGSRQATGAASELTLLAERLAELVKRFKVD, from the coding sequence CTGGCCGCCGCGGTGCAGTCCCTCTCGGAGGGGAACCACGAGGTGCGCCTCGACCCGGCCCGCTTCAGCGACCCCGGGCTCCGCCAGATCGCGCGGGCGGTCAACGCCGCCTCGGAGCACATCCAGGGCGAGGTCGCCGAGTTCCGCAGCCGCGTCAAGAACGTCTCGGACGGCGTGGACGAGGCCATCGAGGCCATGGTGAAGCTGGTGGTGCAGGGCGACCTCTCGGGCGAGCTGCGCCTGGGCGTCACCGACGCCGCGCTCACCCCGCTGGTGGCCGGCATCGGCCAGGTGATGGAGACGCTGAAGCGCTTCACCACCGAGATCCGCGAGGCGGCGCTGCAGCTCTCCACCTCCTCGGCCGAGGTGCTGGCGGCGGCCACCCAGAACGAGTCCTCCACCGCGGCCCAGGCCAGCGCCATCCACGAGACCACCGCCACCATGGAGGAGCTCAAGGGCGCCTCCCACCAGATCGCCGAGAACGCCCAGATGGTGGCGGCCATCGCCGAGCAGACCCTGGTGGGCGCCCGCGCCGGCGAGGGCTCCATCAAGCTCTTCATGGCCTCGATGGAGAAGGTCCGCCACAACGCCGTGGAGGTGGACGACGCCATCGGCAAGCTGTCGCGCCGGGTGGAGCGCATCGGCACGGTGGTGGAGGTCATCGACGAGATCGCCGATCGCTCCGACCTGCTGGCGCTCAACGCGGCGCTGGAGGGGGCCAAGGCCGGCGAGGCCGGGCGCGGCTTCTCCATCGTGGCGGCCGAGATGCGGCGGCTGGCCGAGAACGTCATGGAGAGCACCAAGGAGATCAAGAACCTCATCACCGAGATCCGCGAGTCCACCCACGCCGCCAAGGAGGCCTCCGACGGCAACAAGCGGATGGCCGGCGAGGGCGAGAAGCTGGGCGGCGCGGCCATGACCTCGGTGACCGGCATCCTCACCGGCATCCAGGAGACCAGCGACGCGGCCCGCGTCATCCACCTGGCCACCCAGCAGCAGCGCACCGCCACCGAGCAGGTGGTGCAGTCGATGGGCGAGATCGAGGAGGTGACCCGCTCGGCCCAGACCGGCTCGCGCCAGGCCACCGGCGCCGCCTCCGAGCTCACCCTGCTGGCCGAGCGGCTGGCCGAGCTGGTGAAGCGCTTCAAGGTCGACTGA
- a CDS encoding chemotaxis protein CheW, with translation MSEARGESETARGGAARGGLEAWYFCLRLLGGRYAFEASHVTEVVRLGPLTRLPAAPAFLPGVFTNRGEVLPVLDLGQLVGQGSTPLRPSTRAAIVHCEPWKVAVVSDGVEGLVSLPLRTIEPPPAERAGLAEFLSGVGRDPRGVVAILDLPRLVAAARARAVPAGGQGA, from the coding sequence ATGTCCGAGGCCAGGGGCGAGTCCGAAACCGCCAGGGGCGGCGCCGCCCGGGGTGGGCTGGAGGCCTGGTACTTCTGCCTCCGCCTCCTCGGCGGGCGCTACGCCTTCGAGGCCTCGCACGTCACCGAGGTGGTGCGGCTCGGGCCGCTCACCCGCCTGCCCGCCGCCCCGGCCTTCCTGCCCGGCGTCTTCACCAACCGCGGCGAGGTCCTGCCGGTGCTCGACCTCGGCCAGCTGGTCGGCCAGGGGTCCACCCCGCTGCGCCCCTCCACCCGCGCCGCCATCGTCCACTGCGAGCCCTGGAAGGTGGCGGTGGTGTCCGACGGGGTCGAGGGGCTGGTGTCCCTGCCGCTGCGCACCATCGAGCCCCCGCCGGCCGAGCGCGCCGGCCTGGCCGAGTTCCTCTCCGGCGTGGGGCGCGACCCCCGCGGGGTGGTGGCCATCCTGGACCTGCCGCGCCTGGTGGCGGCCGCCCGCGCCCGGGCCGTGCCGGCCGGGGGCCAGGGCGCGTGA
- a CDS encoding tetratricopeptide repeat protein: MIAVDPVLLAELAAILKARVGLHIRPDSFSALRLAVAARLEQLGPAAPDPAGYLGLLDSGRGDDELRRLLPLVTVGKTNFFRDERQFGALAALLPGLLARARAGGPPLRLWSAGCATGEEPYSIAMACAEAGAAPAEVELLATDVNPEAVAAAVRGLYDARRGREIPPPLLARHFEPEGDAFRVRPSLRRYLAGIRAHNLVSGPFPAPAAGGWDLVFCRNVIIYFDTPTTQRVLEAFLASLSPGGWLFLGYSESLFRLFEGFELTEVAGAFLYRKPEDGRRPAAPPRPAAPLPSSPPRVTHLGYAAAGGPGAGAPPPPPPPAEAAETPEPSRPVGPVGPAAPGQALAPQEFLDGAVALFSEGRFGAARELLERQLEQGGEDLAVRLTLANLYGALGQADRARQSYQVALALEPLSAEAHLFYGVHLLTGGQADAAALELTRALFLDPDLALAHYYMGRCREAQRDADRARLAYRNAIEAHRRLPQGRRQAFLGYYPDLPEDGAAFARAAEYALAAL, from the coding sequence GTGATCGCCGTCGACCCCGTCCTGCTGGCCGAGCTGGCGGCCATCCTGAAGGCCCGGGTGGGCCTGCACATCCGCCCCGACAGCTTCTCGGCGCTCCGGCTGGCGGTGGCGGCGCGCCTGGAGCAGCTCGGGCCGGCCGCGCCCGACCCGGCCGGCTACCTGGGCCTGCTCGACTCCGGCCGCGGCGACGACGAGCTGCGCCGGCTCCTGCCGCTGGTCACGGTGGGCAAGACCAACTTCTTCCGCGACGAGCGCCAGTTCGGGGCGCTGGCCGCCCTGCTGCCCGGCCTGCTGGCCCGCGCCCGCGCCGGCGGGCCGCCGCTCAGGCTCTGGTCGGCCGGCTGCGCCACCGGCGAGGAGCCCTACTCCATCGCCATGGCCTGCGCCGAGGCCGGGGCGGCGCCCGCCGAGGTGGAGCTCCTGGCCACCGACGTGAACCCCGAGGCGGTGGCCGCCGCCGTCCGCGGCCTCTACGACGCCCGCCGGGGCCGCGAGATCCCGCCGCCGCTGCTGGCGCGCCACTTCGAGCCGGAGGGCGACGCCTTCCGCGTCCGGCCCTCGCTGCGCCGCTACCTGGCCGGGATCCGGGCCCACAACCTGGTGTCGGGCCCGTTCCCGGCGCCCGCCGCGGGCGGCTGGGACCTGGTCTTCTGCCGCAACGTCATCATCTACTTCGACACCCCCACCACCCAGCGGGTGCTGGAGGCCTTCCTCGCATCGCTCAGCCCGGGCGGCTGGCTGTTCCTGGGGTACTCCGAGTCGCTCTTCCGGCTCTTCGAGGGCTTCGAGCTCACCGAGGTGGCCGGCGCCTTCCTGTACCGCAAGCCGGAGGACGGCCGGCGCCCGGCGGCCCCGCCCCGCCCGGCCGCGCCCCTGCCCTCCTCGCCGCCCCGGGTGACCCACCTCGGCTACGCCGCCGCGGGCGGGCCCGGCGCCGGGGCGCCGCCTCCACCGCCCCCGCCGGCCGAGGCGGCGGAGACGCCAGAGCCGAGCCGCCCGGTCGGGCCGGTCGGGCCAGCCGCCCCCGGCCAGGCGCTGGCCCCGCAGGAGTTCCTCGACGGCGCGGTGGCGCTCTTCTCGGAGGGGCGCTTCGGCGCGGCCCGCGAGCTGCTGGAGCGGCAGCTGGAGCAGGGCGGCGAGGATCTGGCGGTGCGGCTCACCCTGGCCAACCTCTACGGCGCGCTCGGCCAGGCCGACCGGGCGCGCCAGAGCTACCAGGTGGCGCTGGCGCTCGAGCCGCTCAGCGCCGAGGCCCACCTCTTCTACGGCGTCCACCTGCTCACCGGCGGCCAGGCCGACGCCGCCGCGCTGGAGCTGACCCGGGCCCTCTTCCTCGACCCCGACCTGGCGCTGGCCCACTACTACATGGGGCGCTGCCGCGAGGCGCAGCGCGACGCCGACCGGGCCCGCCTGGCCTACCGCAACGCCATCGAGGCCCACCGCCGCCTGCCGCAGGGCCGGCGCCAGGCCTTCCTGGGGTACTATCCCGACCTCCCCGAGGACGGCGCCGCCTTCGCGCGCGCCGCCGAGTACGCCCTGGCGGCCCTGTAG
- a CDS encoding response regulator translates to MGVAEEIRQKLLPRFRETTTDRVERLSAGLLQLEQGAGGAEPLAEVTRELHTLKGEASMMGFAGLAALVHAAEDLLRAAGPTPGRADLQALLEACDAVLPLLEQPADGGPGVAALVERLQARGAEGATGDPTSAATSTPTPTPTATPTSTATPAATSTPPSTRPSFHGARPRLELRGDRATSSIRVDVDRLDEIAAVAGDLLVEGARALRRARDLAGLFARWNRLSDRMVALAEQLRRDGRGGRPVEQLEGDVHLLRSDTFRFVRGHTEAVQGAQAQFSRMAERVGSARLIPLSGVLAPFPRAARDLARELGKEVECTVQGGETGVDKAILLSLNDPLVHLVRNAVDHGLETPGVREAAGKPRAGRLTISAHADGDLLAVVVQDDGRGVDPDAVRAAALRKGLMGEQQAAALSGRAALDLLFAPGFSTREAAGETSGRGVGLDVVRKRVTALGGSVTVESEPGRGARFTLRMPQSLSLMKVLLVRIDDDVYGLPAVDVDAVGRLDPKDVAEVAGIRAVRYRGRLLPVVALGPLLSLNGGPRHPRPTVAYVLHGSEGAAVVVDGMYGEREVAVKAPGAFLKGMRYVTGAAALEDGRVALLLSTPDLVGAARRLASPGAGRDRDRRRRLRVLLVDDSAIAREAEAALLRSLGHDVEEAVDGEQAWQRLLGGGVQVLVTDVQMPVLDGIDLTRRVRATARFTKLPVLILSSLSAPEERRRGVDAGADAYLVKGELDPEALAAALDRLCGGGGGGGGAR, encoded by the coding sequence ATGGGCGTCGCCGAGGAGATCCGCCAGAAGCTGCTCCCGCGGTTCCGGGAGACCACCACCGACCGGGTGGAGCGGCTCTCGGCTGGCCTGCTGCAGCTGGAGCAGGGGGCGGGCGGGGCGGAGCCGCTGGCCGAGGTGACGCGCGAGCTGCACACCTTGAAGGGCGAGGCCAGCATGATGGGCTTCGCCGGCCTGGCCGCGCTGGTGCACGCCGCCGAGGACCTGCTCCGGGCGGCCGGCCCCACGCCCGGCCGGGCCGACCTGCAGGCCCTGCTGGAGGCCTGCGACGCGGTGCTGCCGCTCCTGGAGCAGCCGGCCGACGGCGGACCCGGCGTGGCGGCGCTGGTGGAGCGGCTGCAGGCGAGGGGGGCGGAGGGGGCGACCGGGGACCCGACCTCGGCCGCGACCTCGACCCCGACCCCGACCCCGACCGCGACCCCGACCTCGACCGCGACCCCGGCCGCGACCTCGACCCCGCCCTCCACCCGCCCCTCCTTCCACGGCGCCCGCCCGCGCCTCGAGCTGCGCGGCGACCGGGCCACCTCCTCCATCCGCGTGGACGTGGACCGGCTCGACGAGATCGCCGCCGTGGCCGGCGACCTCCTGGTGGAGGGGGCCCGCGCCCTGCGCCGCGCCCGCGACCTGGCCGGCCTCTTCGCCCGCTGGAACCGGCTCTCCGACCGGATGGTGGCCCTGGCCGAGCAGCTGCGCCGCGACGGCCGCGGCGGCCGCCCGGTGGAGCAGCTGGAGGGCGACGTCCACCTGCTGCGCTCCGACACCTTCCGCTTCGTGCGCGGCCACACCGAGGCGGTGCAGGGCGCCCAGGCCCAGTTCAGCCGCATGGCCGAGCGGGTCGGCTCGGCCCGGCTCATCCCGCTCTCCGGCGTGCTGGCCCCCTTCCCGCGGGCCGCCCGCGACCTGGCGCGCGAGCTGGGCAAGGAGGTGGAGTGCACCGTGCAGGGCGGCGAGACCGGCGTGGACAAGGCCATCCTCCTCTCGCTCAACGACCCGCTGGTGCACCTGGTGCGCAACGCGGTGGACCACGGCCTGGAGACGCCGGGGGTGCGGGAGGCCGCCGGCAAGCCGCGCGCCGGCCGCCTCACCATCAGCGCCCACGCCGACGGCGACCTGCTGGCGGTGGTGGTGCAGGACGACGGGCGCGGCGTGGACCCCGACGCGGTGCGCGCCGCCGCCCTGCGGAAGGGGCTCATGGGGGAGCAGCAGGCCGCCGCCCTGTCGGGCCGCGCCGCCCTCGACCTGCTCTTCGCCCCCGGCTTCTCCACCCGCGAGGCGGCCGGCGAGACCAGCGGCCGCGGGGTGGGGCTGGACGTGGTGCGCAAGCGGGTCACCGCCCTGGGCGGCTCGGTGACGGTGGAGTCGGAGCCGGGCCGGGGGGCGCGCTTCACGCTGCGCATGCCGCAGTCGCTCTCGCTCATGAAGGTGCTGCTGGTCCGCATCGACGACGACGTCTACGGCCTGCCGGCGGTGGACGTGGACGCGGTGGGCCGGCTCGACCCCAAGGACGTGGCCGAGGTGGCCGGCATCCGCGCCGTCCGCTACCGCGGGCGGCTCCTGCCGGTGGTGGCGCTCGGGCCGCTCCTCTCCCTCAACGGCGGGCCCCGCCACCCGCGCCCCACCGTGGCCTACGTGCTGCACGGCTCGGAGGGGGCGGCGGTGGTGGTGGACGGGATGTACGGCGAGCGCGAGGTGGCGGTGAAGGCGCCCGGCGCCTTCCTGAAGGGCATGCGCTACGTCACCGGCGCCGCGGCGCTGGAGGACGGGCGGGTGGCGCTGCTGCTCTCCACCCCGGACCTGGTGGGGGCGGCCCGCCGGCTGGCCAGCCCCGGCGCCGGCCGCGACCGCGACCGCCGCCGCCGCCTGCGGGTGCTGCTGGTGGACGACTCGGCCATCGCCCGCGAGGCCGAGGCGGCGCTGCTGCGCTCGCTCGGGCACGACGTGGAGGAGGCGGTGGACGGCGAGCAGGCCTGGCAGCGGCTGCTGGGCGGCGGCGTGCAGGTGCTGGTCACCGACGTGCAGATGCCGGTGCTCGACGGCATCGACCTGACCCGCCGGGTGCGGGCCACGGCGCGCTTCACCAAGCTGCCGGTGCTCATCCTCTCCTCGCTCTCGGCGCCGGAGGAGCGCCGCCGCGGCGTCGACGCCGGGGCCGACGCCTACCTGGTGAAGGGCGAGCTGGACCCCGAGGCGCTGGCGGCGGCGCTGGACCGGCTCTGCGGCGGCGGCGGCGGCGGCGGGGGTGCCCGGTGA
- a CDS encoding lamin tail domain-containing protein: MGWPVSSRAQLAAAFLALSACGPPLPDPHTRVTGWAPTGSGVAPGALATVELSGPVSPAGVTDGRRVGLARGADARAVAAAVESEAGLGAGAPALPCAVSLSADGRRIELRPLMPLALGAVHALVLGPLEDSAGRPVLDPEGRRRTFVATFETVAPPPGPPPRPVVTEVRADAATPEAGGEYVEVQNRGEGPLDLTGWRIAKRTTSGAWSSCELVAAAGGPVAPGAFALLTGAAWDGRYPVPAGLARAACASASLAGGLSDERPPEVRLLDLAGEVRAGLGEGGGAPRCPGGAVERLDPEGPDAAANLTCTAGGTPGACNAATPPGRCP, encoded by the coding sequence CTGGGGTGGCCGGTGAGCAGCCGCGCCCAGCTGGCCGCGGCCTTCCTCGCCCTCTCGGCCTGCGGCCCGCCGCTGCCCGACCCGCACACCCGGGTGACCGGCTGGGCGCCCACCGGCAGCGGCGTGGCGCCGGGGGCGCTGGCCACGGTGGAGCTCTCCGGCCCGGTGTCCCCGGCCGGCGTCACCGACGGGCGGCGGGTGGGGCTGGCGCGCGGGGCCGACGCGCGGGCGGTGGCGGCCGCAGTGGAGTCGGAGGCCGGCCTGGGGGCCGGGGCGCCCGCCCTGCCCTGCGCGGTCTCGCTCTCGGCCGACGGCCGGCGCATCGAGCTTCGGCCCCTCATGCCGCTGGCCCTGGGGGCGGTCCACGCCCTGGTGCTCGGGCCGCTGGAGGATTCCGCCGGGCGGCCGGTGCTCGACCCCGAGGGCCGGCGCCGCACCTTCGTGGCCACCTTCGAGACGGTGGCCCCGCCGCCCGGCCCCCCACCCCGCCCGGTGGTCACCGAGGTGCGGGCCGACGCCGCCACCCCCGAGGCGGGCGGGGAGTACGTGGAGGTGCAGAACCGCGGCGAGGGGCCGCTCGACCTCACCGGCTGGCGGATCGCCAAGCGGACCACCTCCGGCGCCTGGTCCTCCTGCGAGCTGGTCGCCGCGGCGGGTGGACCGGTGGCCCCGGGGGCCTTCGCCCTGCTCACCGGCGCCGCCTGGGACGGCCGCTACCCGGTGCCGGCCGGCCTGGCGCGGGCGGCCTGCGCCTCGGCCTCGCTGGCGGGCGGCCTGTCCGACGAGCGGCCGCCGGAGGTCCGCCTCCTCGACCTGGCCGGCGAGGTGCGGGCCGGCCTCGGCGAGGGGGGCGGGGCGCCGCGCTGCCCGGGCGGCGCGGTGGAGCGGCTCGACCCCGAGGGCCCGGACGCGGCCGCCAACCTCACCTGCACCGCCGGCGGCACGCCCGGGGCCTGCAACGCCGCCACCCCGCCGGGCCGGTGCCCCTGA
- a CDS encoding thymidine phosphorylase, translating to MRAYELIHRKRDGGRLSDEELGALIAGYTAGEIPDYQLAAFCMAVFFRGMDEGEVRALTAAMLHSGDVLDLSAIPGVKVDKHSTGGVGDKVSLPLAPLAAACGVKVPMVSGRGLGHTGGTLDKLEAIPGFRVDLPVERFVELVRDLGLGLIGQTARIAPADKRLYALRDVTATVESIPLIAGSIMSKKLAEGIDALVLDVKVGRGAFMKTLPEARRLAETLIGIGRGMGKRVTALLTAMDQPLGRAVGNALEVAESIELLRGGGPADLRELTVALTAEMVLLARLAPDLAAARARVERAILDGSGLATFRAVVAAQGGDPRVVDEPGRLPRAAQVVPLLAPSAGVVEALDAEAVGLAAMALGAGRARVEDAVDPAVGVVLLRKVGDRVAAGEPLCLVHRNAGGEAQSLVAARLLGAYRIGGGPAAEPALVLERMAEP from the coding sequence ATGCGGGCCTACGAGCTGATCCACCGCAAGCGCGACGGCGGCCGCCTCTCCGACGAGGAGCTGGGCGCCCTCATCGCCGGCTACACCGCCGGCGAGATCCCCGACTACCAGCTGGCCGCCTTCTGCATGGCGGTCTTCTTCCGCGGCATGGACGAGGGCGAGGTGCGGGCCCTCACCGCCGCCATGCTGCACTCCGGCGACGTGCTCGACCTCTCGGCCATCCCGGGCGTCAAGGTGGACAAGCACTCCACCGGCGGGGTGGGCGACAAGGTCTCGCTGCCGCTGGCCCCGCTGGCGGCGGCCTGCGGCGTCAAGGTGCCCATGGTCTCCGGGCGCGGCCTGGGCCACACCGGCGGCACCCTCGACAAGCTGGAGGCCATCCCCGGCTTCCGGGTGGACCTGCCGGTGGAGCGCTTCGTGGAGCTGGTGCGCGACCTGGGGCTCGGGCTCATCGGCCAGACCGCCCGCATCGCCCCGGCCGACAAGCGGCTCTACGCCCTGCGCGACGTCACCGCCACGGTGGAGTCCATCCCGCTCATCGCCGGCTCGATCATGTCGAAGAAGCTGGCCGAGGGCATCGACGCCCTGGTGCTGGACGTCAAGGTGGGGCGCGGCGCCTTCATGAAGACCCTGCCGGAGGCGCGCCGGCTGGCCGAGACGCTCATCGGCATCGGCCGCGGCATGGGCAAGCGGGTCACGGCGCTGCTCACCGCCATGGACCAGCCGCTCGGCCGGGCGGTGGGCAACGCGCTGGAGGTGGCGGAGTCCATCGAGCTCCTGCGCGGCGGCGGGCCGGCCGACCTGCGCGAGCTGACCGTGGCGCTGACCGCCGAGATGGTGCTCCTGGCCCGGCTGGCCCCGGACCTCGCCGCGGCGCGGGCCCGGGTGGAGCGGGCCATCCTGGACGGCAGCGGCCTGGCCACCTTCCGCGCCGTGGTGGCGGCGCAGGGCGGCGACCCCCGGGTGGTGGACGAGCCCGGGCGGCTGCCGCGCGCCGCCCAGGTGGTGCCGCTCCTGGCCCCCTCGGCCGGGGTGGTGGAGGCGCTGGACGCCGAGGCGGTCGGGCTGGCCGCCATGGCGCTCGGCGCCGGCCGGGCCCGGGTGGAGGACGCCGTGGACCCCGCGGTGGGCGTGGTGCTGCTCCGCAAGGTGGGCGATCGGGTGGCGGCCGGCGAGCCGCTCTGCCTGGTGCACCGCAACGCCGGGGGCGAGGCGCAGTCCCTGGTGGCCGCCCGCCTCCTCGGGGCGTACCGTATCGGCGGGGGGCCCGCCGCGGAGCCGGCGCTGGTCCTGGAGAGGATGGCCGAGCCATGA
- a CDS encoding chemotaxis protein CheW, which yields MTAPAELLLFQVGARVFATAVADVVRVGSVRAVPPDELVEGTSLGATFTRERGLVVADERQGLEATLVVDQVLGIRQVPREELRPLPAFAAAVLQSGAVCGLVLLDDLPTMLVDLPTLIRERRTALAPT from the coding sequence GTGACCGCCCCCGCCGAGCTCCTGCTGTTCCAGGTGGGCGCCCGCGTCTTCGCCACCGCCGTGGCCGACGTGGTGCGCGTCGGCAGCGTCCGCGCCGTGCCGCCCGACGAGCTGGTGGAGGGCACCAGCCTGGGCGCCACCTTCACCCGCGAGCGGGGGCTGGTGGTGGCGGACGAGCGCCAGGGGCTGGAAGCCACCCTGGTGGTGGACCAGGTGCTGGGCATCCGCCAGGTCCCGCGGGAGGAGCTGCGCCCGCTGCCGGCCTTCGCCGCCGCGGTCCTGCAGAGCGGCGCGGTGTGCGGCCTGGTGCTGCTGGACGACCTCCCCACCATGCTCGTCGATCTCCCCACCCTGATCCGCGAGCGGCGCACCGCCCTCGCGCCGACCTGA
- a CDS encoding response regulator: MKILLCADSELVQAAVALALEPAGHQVVAARDPSVLTAEGADAGVLLADAPCARRAAALLRDRGFVGRALLLGDGDPTALAALAGDMWLDGAVLLSPPEGLATRLVAALARRRKVLIVDDSEIVARLLAEELSEKGFEIQYAPDAERATSIILRRTTRPDLILLDLNMPKVDGAQFCRFVKRNDRFKGIKVLLCSGEDREKLARLAQECGADGFLHKDEVLGKWVVDNAG, translated from the coding sequence GTGAAGATCCTCCTGTGCGCCGACAGCGAGCTGGTGCAGGCGGCGGTGGCCCTGGCCCTCGAGCCGGCCGGCCACCAGGTCGTGGCGGCGCGCGATCCGTCCGTGCTGACGGCCGAGGGCGCCGACGCCGGGGTCCTGCTGGCCGACGCCCCCTGCGCCCGGCGGGCGGCGGCCCTGCTGCGCGACCGCGGCTTCGTCGGGCGGGCGCTCCTGCTGGGGGACGGCGATCCCACCGCCCTGGCGGCCCTGGCCGGCGACATGTGGCTGGACGGGGCCGTGCTGCTCTCGCCCCCGGAGGGGCTGGCGACGCGCCTGGTGGCCGCGCTGGCGCGGCGCCGCAAGGTGCTGATCGTGGACGACTCGGAGATCGTGGCGCGCCTGCTGGCCGAGGAGCTGTCGGAGAAGGGCTTCGAGATCCAGTACGCGCCGGACGCCGAGCGGGCCACCTCGATCATCCTGCGCCGCACCACCCGGCCGGACCTCATCCTGCTCGACCTCAACATGCCCAAGGTGGACGGGGCGCAGTTCTGCCGCTTCGTGAAGCGGAACGACCGCTTCAAGGGCATCAAGGTGCTGCTCTGCTCCGGGGAGGACCGCGAGAAGCTGGCCCGGCTGGCCCAGGAGTGCGGCGCCGACGGGTTCCTGCACAAGGACGAGGTGCTGGGGAAGTGGGTCGTGGACAACGCCGGCTGA